A genome region from Rhodopseudomonas boonkerdii includes the following:
- a CDS encoding DEAD/DEAH box helicase family protein produces MALDYKKLQSGISSLKQTDPRRIFTTLKRDTGKFKRPSDEQGDVLDNWFAKRDRADNTLKMNTGSGKTVVGLLCLQSSLNEGVAPAVYVAPDNYLVKQVVAEAAALGISVTENEHDPGFIAGTSILVINIKKLVNGRSVFGVARDGVKISIGSLVIDDAHACLATVAEQFRIGLTATHPAYLPLLELFRHDLASQSASGFLDVQSADPRIAMVVPYWAWKDKQASVLGILHPLRQDDTLQWPWRLVENVLPLCQCAFGGGRLEIAPRFIPIDNIPAFRNAKRRIYMTATLADDGILVSHFQADPKEVADPIRPKGGGDIGDRMILAPQEINPQITTDEIKALMALAAQHVNVSVIVPSRARAEYWRDIAQQTLTADNMEAGTDRLRAGHVGLTVFVNKYDGVDLPGKACEIMVIDGLPEVYGLLERIEQEAIDGTRRQLLRQVQRIEQGMGRGVRSSQDHCVVVLVGSRLTSRLHNQDARAMFSPATRAQLDLGREVTSQLKGQPIGEIAKVMGDCLNARDDWLDLSRSAVVNADPGKPSNVEESVVALRSAFDSARLGRFDLAEKAVQSVIDKTAEKNNRGYLMQQRAEYLHHLDPVRAQETQLAAVQANMAMVRPIKGIGYRKLDVPKDGQAAAAVAFMQRFLEKNELVIWVNALKEALAWGEENSGRFEIAMRDLGLFLGFGSQQPEKEVGKGPDNLWAVGGLKYFVIECKSGATQAPAISKHDCNQLTGSMTWFSAQYDNTCSATPVMVHPRTNHEFAATLHPDTRIIERDRLARLLGALTDYAAALGQNNGFADAKTVATQQHHFGLTPSEFLARYTVKPLK; encoded by the coding sequence ATGGCTCTCGACTACAAAAAGCTTCAGTCCGGAATCTCGAGCCTGAAGCAGACCGATCCGCGCAGGATCTTCACAACCCTTAAGCGCGATACCGGCAAATTCAAAAGACCGTCCGACGAACAGGGCGACGTGCTCGACAACTGGTTCGCGAAGCGTGATCGTGCCGACAACACACTGAAAATGAACACTGGTTCGGGAAAGACGGTGGTGGGGCTGCTTTGTCTGCAGAGCAGTCTCAACGAGGGAGTCGCACCTGCGGTCTACGTTGCTCCCGATAACTACCTGGTGAAGCAGGTCGTCGCGGAGGCTGCGGCGCTGGGTATCTCTGTCACCGAAAACGAACATGATCCGGGCTTCATCGCAGGAACGTCCATCCTCGTCATCAACATTAAGAAGCTGGTGAACGGGCGTTCTGTATTTGGCGTCGCCCGCGACGGGGTCAAGATCTCCATCGGAAGTCTGGTCATAGACGACGCCCACGCATGCCTTGCAACCGTAGCGGAACAGTTCAGGATCGGTCTGACGGCAACGCACCCGGCTTATCTTCCACTCCTCGAGTTGTTCCGGCACGATCTGGCGAGTCAGTCGGCATCGGGGTTCCTTGACGTCCAATCTGCTGATCCGCGCATTGCCATGGTGGTGCCGTACTGGGCTTGGAAGGACAAGCAGGCCTCGGTATTGGGGATACTGCACCCCCTCCGACAGGATGACACGCTCCAATGGCCGTGGCGTCTCGTAGAGAACGTGCTTCCGCTATGCCAATGCGCTTTCGGCGGCGGCCGCCTCGAGATCGCCCCCCGGTTCATCCCGATCGACAACATTCCAGCTTTCCGCAACGCCAAGCGGCGCATCTACATGACGGCAACGTTGGCCGACGACGGCATCCTCGTTAGCCATTTCCAGGCCGATCCGAAGGAAGTCGCCGATCCGATCCGCCCGAAGGGCGGTGGCGACATCGGCGACCGTATGATCCTGGCTCCTCAAGAGATAAACCCGCAAATCACCACCGACGAGATCAAAGCGTTAATGGCGCTGGCCGCGCAGCACGTGAACGTCTCGGTGATCGTGCCCTCGCGCGCGCGCGCGGAATATTGGAGGGACATCGCCCAGCAGACGCTTACGGCGGACAACATGGAGGCCGGCACCGACCGCCTGCGCGCCGGTCATGTCGGCTTGACGGTCTTCGTAAACAAGTACGACGGCGTCGATCTGCCGGGTAAGGCATGCGAGATTATGGTGATCGACGGCCTTCCTGAAGTCTACGGTTTGCTCGAACGCATCGAGCAGGAAGCCATCGACGGGACCCGGCGGCAACTGCTGCGCCAAGTCCAGCGGATCGAGCAGGGCATGGGTCGTGGCGTCCGGTCCAGTCAGGATCACTGCGTCGTGGTGCTTGTCGGATCTAGATTGACATCGCGCCTGCACAATCAGGATGCGCGCGCCATGTTCTCGCCGGCGACGAGGGCGCAACTGGACCTCGGTCGCGAAGTGACGTCGCAGTTGAAAGGGCAACCGATCGGCGAGATTGCCAAGGTCATGGGCGACTGCTTGAACGCCCGAGACGACTGGCTCGATCTGAGCCGATCAGCTGTCGTGAACGCGGACCCTGGAAAGCCAAGCAACGTCGAGGAATCCGTCGTCGCGTTGCGGAGCGCCTTTGATTCCGCCCGACTGGGCCGTTTCGACCTGGCGGAGAAAGCCGTACAATCCGTCATCGACAAGACCGCCGAGAAGAACAATCGCGGCTATCTGATGCAGCAGCGCGCGGAATATCTGCATCATCTGGACCCGGTGAGAGCTCAGGAAACCCAACTCGCTGCCGTCCAGGCGAACATGGCCATGGTCCGCCCGATCAAGGGGATCGGATATAGGAAGCTCGACGTCCCTAAGGACGGGCAAGCTGCCGCCGCAGTCGCGTTCATGCAAAGGTTCTTGGAGAAAAACGAGCTCGTCATTTGGGTGAACGCGCTGAAGGAAGCGCTTGCTTGGGGCGAAGAGAACAGCGGCAGGTTCGAAATAGCGATGCGTGACCTCGGGCTTTTCCTAGGCTTCGGATCGCAGCAGCCCGAAAAGGAGGTCGGAAAGGGGCCGGACAATCTGTGGGCAGTCGGCGGGCTTAAGTATTTCGTCATCGAGTGCAAAAGCGGGGCGACGCAGGCGCCCGCCATCAGCAAGCACGATTGCAATCAACTGACCGGCTCGATGACCTGGTTCTCGGCACAATATGACAACACGTGCTCGGCGACGCCGGTCATGGTGCATCCGCGGACGAACCATGAGTTCGCCGCGACGCTGCACCCCGACACCCGGATCATCGAGCGCGACCGGCTCGCCAGACTGCTTGGCGCGTTGACGGACTATGCGGCTGCTCTAGGTCAGAACAACGGTTTCGCCGATGCCAAGACCGTCGCGACGCAACAGCACCATTTCGGCCTGACACCCAGCGAGTTTTTGGCTCGATATACCGTGAAGCCTTTGAAATAG
- a CDS encoding argonaute/piwi family protein, translating into MTHLTEPDLEFAHAFRHTDIRFGIMDYGPLDLGMESAPKRIKLGVIGSAETVEGTARWIEKCTKGFAAKQSRQPNLFPPFPGVDFETTFRCEFVTSDEIQRVLPTREIARLVAVAGQREVTKQIVETITNEIAALAEQTVKPDVVLIALPVEIIERTYNARDASGGEEDDEVEAGPALDFRGMLKASCMRLRLPIQLLWPTTYDPTARIPRKLKETSERRTQDPATIAWNLLTATYYKAGGLPWRLARDARQLRTSFVGLSFYRSVDGEQVHTSTAQMFDERGEGLILRGGRMVESEEDRRPHLTAIDAYELLKGSLKVFRDQHGHWPARVVLHKTSKFDRNELDGFHTAIDERDIDYADFVWIQKSMTRLYRLGVYPPLRGTLLRFDKDQALLYTRGSVDFFRTYPGMYVPRPLQLRCQVQGQPLQHVAEETLALTKMNWNNTQFDNGMPITIAAAKHVGDVLKYVPEGQEIAARYSFYM; encoded by the coding sequence TTGACCCATCTGACAGAACCGGACCTGGAGTTTGCACACGCTTTTCGCCATACCGACATCCGGTTCGGCATCATGGACTACGGCCCGCTGGATTTGGGAATGGAGAGCGCGCCCAAGCGCATCAAGCTGGGCGTTATCGGCAGTGCCGAGACCGTCGAAGGCACAGCTCGCTGGATCGAAAAGTGCACGAAGGGTTTCGCCGCCAAACAGAGCCGACAACCAAACCTCTTTCCTCCGTTTCCGGGGGTCGATTTCGAAACCACGTTCAGATGCGAGTTTGTCACGTCCGACGAGATCCAGAGAGTCCTGCCGACACGCGAGATCGCGCGTCTCGTCGCGGTAGCGGGCCAACGGGAAGTGACGAAGCAGATCGTGGAGACCATCACCAACGAGATAGCGGCATTGGCCGAGCAGACGGTGAAACCGGATGTGGTTCTGATCGCGTTGCCGGTCGAGATCATAGAGCGGACCTACAACGCCCGCGACGCGAGCGGCGGAGAAGAGGACGATGAAGTCGAGGCCGGTCCCGCGCTCGACTTCCGCGGGATGCTGAAGGCGTCTTGCATGCGGTTGAGGTTGCCAATCCAGCTTCTTTGGCCGACGACATACGACCCGACGGCTCGGATCCCACGCAAGCTGAAGGAGACCAGCGAACGCCGGACCCAAGACCCGGCGACGATCGCATGGAATCTGCTGACGGCAACCTATTACAAAGCCGGCGGTCTGCCCTGGCGCCTAGCGCGCGACGCGCGTCAGCTCCGGACATCCTTCGTCGGGCTGAGCTTTTATCGTTCGGTGGACGGGGAGCAGGTGCACACCAGCACCGCTCAGATGTTCGACGAACGTGGCGAAGGACTGATCCTGCGGGGCGGCCGCATGGTCGAAAGCGAAGAAGATCGCCGACCGCATCTGACCGCCATCGATGCCTACGAACTGCTCAAGGGCTCGCTGAAGGTGTTTCGGGATCAACACGGACATTGGCCTGCCCGCGTGGTCCTGCACAAGACTTCGAAGTTCGACCGCAACGAACTGGACGGCTTTCACACGGCCATCGACGAACGCGACATCGATTACGCCGATTTCGTCTGGATCCAGAAGTCGATGACCCGGCTGTACCGGCTTGGCGTCTACCCGCCGCTGCGGGGGACGTTGTTGCGCTTCGACAAGGACCAGGCGCTTCTCTACACCCGTGGCAGTGTCGATTTTTTCCGCACCTATCCCGGCATGTACGTGCCGCGTCCTCTGCAGTTGCGATGTCAGGTCCAGGGGCAGCCGCTGCAGCACGTGGCGGAAGAGACACTAGCGCTCACGAAGATGAACTGGAATAACACACAGTTCGACAACGGCATGCCGATCACGATCGCCGCCGCCAAGCACGTAGGTGACGTGTTGAAATACGTGCCCGAGGGACAGGAGATCGCAGCGCGATACAGCTTCTACATGTGA
- a CDS encoding DUF4365 domain-containing protein → MKKIGKSDVIGQQGMSIIEGIVLSMGFMFYPTGGVEAGIDGFVELRDAETGEVGNLLLQVQGKATERERLQGETEQAFEFPCVDADIEYWTKGTAPVLLIVVALKSRKAYWKSLKEWFADPERRKSRKVVFDKAKDELTREAKAALISVATAVRPGATGPTVKKSEQILVNLLEIRFAPRLFWAPTSHGTDKSFGGALGEIVKPSRGEWIVRSKSVLSFHPLDEFPWKKLCDWEAMEEFDTTEWANSDDEDRQRDFVALLNRAIGEFVRPELYRDRDSGVFFFRKPNARDSLNYAYRSLQNTTTRRVVGPYGKKKSDPKKFAYWRHSAFLYRFVRLAGKWYVEITPTYHFTHNGQDADGYAGERLKKIKEIENNAAVMGQFVMWRDFLTTHGAEDLLTKTYPFLSFSAVDPLELDVGVPDDLWKSQEIDPSSPLFEYALAGETVENVT, encoded by the coding sequence ATGAAGAAGATCGGGAAAAGCGACGTTATTGGACAGCAGGGGATGTCCATTATCGAGGGCATCGTTCTCTCGATGGGGTTCATGTTCTATCCGACAGGCGGCGTCGAGGCGGGCATCGATGGCTTCGTTGAACTGCGAGATGCCGAGACGGGCGAGGTCGGCAACCTGCTTCTGCAGGTCCAGGGCAAAGCGACCGAGCGCGAACGCCTCCAAGGCGAGACCGAGCAAGCGTTCGAATTCCCGTGCGTTGACGCCGATATCGAATACTGGACCAAAGGTACGGCTCCAGTCCTTCTGATAGTCGTGGCTCTGAAGTCGCGGAAGGCCTACTGGAAGTCGCTCAAGGAGTGGTTCGCGGATCCAGAACGACGCAAGTCACGCAAGGTCGTCTTCGACAAGGCGAAAGACGAACTGACGCGAGAGGCCAAGGCAGCCTTGATCTCGGTCGCGACTGCCGTCCGTCCCGGCGCGACGGGCCCGACCGTCAAGAAAAGCGAGCAGATCCTGGTGAACCTGCTGGAGATCCGGTTCGCACCACGGCTGTTCTGGGCGCCGACATCTCACGGAACGGACAAATCGTTCGGCGGGGCGCTTGGCGAGATCGTGAAGCCCTCCCGCGGAGAATGGATCGTCCGGTCGAAGTCGGTACTCTCTTTTCATCCCTTGGACGAGTTTCCCTGGAAAAAGCTCTGCGACTGGGAGGCGATGGAAGAATTCGACACGACGGAATGGGCGAATAGTGACGACGAGGATCGGCAAAGAGACTTCGTGGCCCTCCTCAACAGGGCGATCGGAGAGTTCGTCAGGCCAGAACTGTACAGAGACCGAGACAGCGGCGTGTTCTTCTTCCGCAAGCCGAACGCGAGGGACAGTCTGAATTACGCCTATCGAAGCCTGCAGAACACCACCACCCGACGCGTGGTCGGGCCGTACGGCAAGAAGAAAAGTGACCCGAAGAAATTCGCCTATTGGCGGCACTCGGCTTTCCTCTACCGCTTCGTTCGACTCGCCGGCAAGTGGTATGTCGAAATCACGCCGACCTACCACTTCACGCACAACGGACAGGATGCGGATGGCTACGCCGGCGAGCGCTTGAAAAAGATTAAAGAAATCGAGAACAACGCGGCTGTTATGGGTCAGTTCGTGATGTGGCGGGACTTCCTGACGACGCACGGTGCAGAGGACCTTCTGACGAAAACGTACCCGTTCCTGTCGTTCAGCGCGGTCGACCCGCTCGAGCTCGACGTCGGCGTTCCGGACGATCTCTGGAAGTCACAGGAGATCGATCCCTCGTCTCCGTTGTTCGAATACGCCCTTGCCGGCGAAACGGTCGAGAACGTCACTTGA
- a CDS encoding TIR domain-containing protein: MANDPFENRFGALFGLGGALPVEPYTPSPPPPSPPLSPAMRAIVDALMSQPKAHAVPVSPRNALADLLKGPPASPKFGGGLLADLVAPPPSFGGGLLDSLIAPPVRPAPPPPPVQPAIKRKAFFSFHYDDAMRVNVVRNAWKIAHRDSATMRSFFDSSLWEKRKIKDETTIKNLIRYGVSSTSAVCVLVGSETWSRRWVRYEIARSIIDKRGLLAVHLNSIKHHHTLTPHTRGPNPLDYMAIGRPVPQPGMPARYYLYELLPFGDGFGGVKWEWRRYGDYTLHVPRPRWIAELEVGTLVALSDGADEYDYMASNGSREIGAWLDRAARRSGR, from the coding sequence ATGGCAAATGATCCCTTCGAGAACCGCTTCGGCGCACTTTTCGGACTTGGCGGCGCACTGCCGGTTGAGCCTTACACTCCATCGCCGCCACCTCCTTCACCACCACTTAGCCCTGCGATGCGGGCCATCGTGGACGCGCTCATGTCCCAGCCGAAAGCCCACGCGGTGCCTGTATCGCCTCGGAATGCCCTTGCTGATCTGCTGAAAGGGCCACCAGCCTCGCCCAAGTTCGGAGGGGGACTACTGGCCGATCTGGTCGCTCCGCCCCCGTCTTTTGGTGGAGGGCTTCTTGATAGCTTGATTGCCCCGCCGGTTCGCCCCGCACCGCCACCACCGCCGGTTCAGCCTGCCATTAAGCGGAAGGCGTTCTTCTCATTCCATTACGACGACGCCATGCGCGTCAACGTAGTGCGTAACGCATGGAAGATCGCCCATCGCGACAGTGCCACCATGCGGAGCTTCTTCGATAGCAGCCTGTGGGAGAAGAGAAAGATCAAGGACGAGACGACGATCAAGAACCTCATACGCTACGGCGTCAGCAGCACCTCGGCTGTTTGTGTTCTGGTCGGATCGGAGACGTGGTCGCGACGGTGGGTCAGGTACGAGATCGCGAGATCAATCATCGACAAACGCGGCCTTCTCGCGGTCCACTTAAACAGCATCAAACACCATCACACGCTAACGCCCCACACGCGAGGCCCTAACCCGCTGGACTACATGGCTATTGGCAGACCTGTGCCGCAGCCGGGCATGCCTGCTCGGTACTACCTCTATGAGCTTCTGCCGTTCGGGGATGGCTTCGGGGGCGTCAAATGGGAATGGCGGCGGTACGGGGACTACACGTTGCATGTCCCACGCCCCCGCTGGATCGCGGAGTTGGAAGTCGGCACCCTCGTGGCACTGTCAGATGGCGCAGACGAGTACGACTACATGGCCTCAAACGGTTCACGGGAGATCGGCGCTTGGCTGGACAGAGCGGCGAGGCGTTCAGGACGATAA